In one Streptomyces sp. NBC_00597 genomic region, the following are encoded:
- the serC gene encoding phosphoserine transaminase, which yields MAEIQIPADIKPADGRFGAGPSKVRIEALDALAATGTSLLGTSHRQAPVKNLVGSVRQGIRDLFSLPEGYEVILGNGGSTAFWDIATAGLIERKSQHLTFGEFSSKFAKAAKLAPWLDEPTVISSEPGTHPEPVAEAGVDVYAYTHNETSTGVAAPVKRVAGADAGSLVLVDATSGAGGLPVDITESDVYYFAPQKSFASEGGLWLAAFSPAALERAARVHASGRHIPEFFSLPTAIDNSLKNQTYNTPALSTLFLLNQQLEWMNGQGGLEFTTGRTAASARNLYGWAEASKYASPFVVDADKRSAVIGTIDFSDDIDAAAVAKVLRANGIVDTEPYRKLGRNQLRVAMFPAIDPADVQALTACIDYVIDKL from the coding sequence GTGGCTGAGATCCAGATTCCCGCTGACATCAAGCCCGCCGACGGACGCTTCGGCGCGGGCCCCTCCAAGGTGCGGATCGAGGCGCTGGACGCCCTCGCCGCCACCGGTACCTCCCTGCTCGGAACCTCGCACCGCCAGGCCCCGGTCAAGAACCTGGTCGGCTCGGTGCGCCAGGGCATCCGGGACCTGTTCTCGCTGCCCGAGGGCTACGAGGTGATCCTGGGCAACGGCGGCTCCACCGCCTTCTGGGACATCGCGACGGCCGGGCTCATCGAGCGCAAGTCCCAGCACCTCACGTTCGGCGAGTTCTCGTCCAAGTTCGCCAAGGCCGCCAAGCTCGCTCCGTGGCTGGACGAGCCGACCGTGATCTCCTCCGAGCCGGGCACCCACCCCGAGCCGGTGGCCGAGGCAGGCGTCGACGTGTACGCCTACACGCACAACGAGACCTCGACGGGTGTGGCGGCGCCGGTCAAGCGCGTCGCGGGCGCCGACGCCGGGTCCCTCGTCCTGGTGGACGCGACCTCGGGCGCCGGCGGTCTGCCGGTGGACATCACCGAGAGCGACGTCTACTACTTCGCCCCGCAGAAGTCCTTCGCCTCCGAGGGCGGCCTGTGGCTGGCGGCGTTCTCCCCGGCGGCCCTGGAGCGTGCGGCGCGCGTCCACGCGTCGGGCCGGCACATCCCGGAGTTCTTCTCGCTGCCCACGGCGATCGACAACTCGCTGAAGAACCAGACGTACAACACCCCGGCGCTCTCCACCCTCTTCCTGCTGAACCAGCAGCTGGAGTGGATGAACGGCCAGGGCGGCCTGGAGTTCACGACCGGCCGTACGGCGGCCAGCGCGCGCAACCTGTACGGCTGGGCGGAGGCGTCGAAGTACGCGAGCCCGTTCGTCGTGGACGCCGACAAGCGCTCCGCCGTCATCGGCACGATCGACTTCTCGGACGACATCGACGCGGCCGCCGTGGCCAAGGTGCTGCGCGCCAACGGCATCGTGGACACCGAGCCGTACCGCAAGCTCGGGCGCAACCAGCTGCGCGTCGCGATGTTCCCGGCGATCGACCCGGCGGACGTGCAGGCGCTGACCGCGTGCATCGACTACGTGATCGACAAGCTCTGA
- a CDS encoding carboxyl transferase domain-containing protein gives MTRLTTAVDPHAPDYLAHHAAATARLAELDAEHAKALIGGGEKYTARHKDRGKLLARERIELLLDPDTPFLELSPLAAWGSDYPVGASMITGIGTVEGVECLVTANDPTVRGGASNPWTLKKALRANEIARQNNLPCISLVESGGADLPSQKEIFIPGGAIFRDLTRLSAAGIPTVAVVFGNSTAGGAYVPGMSDHTIMIKDRSKVFLGGPPLVKMATGEESDDESLGGADMHARTSGLADYYALDEHDAIRRARRVVARLNHRRAHAAPPRAEEPKYDPEELLGIVPADLKTPFDPREVIARIVDASDFDEFKPLYGTSLVTGWATLHGYPVGILANAQGVLFSAESQKAAQFIQLANQRDIPLLFLHNTTGYMVGKEYEQGGIIKHGSMMINAVSNSRVPHLSVLIGASYGAGHYGMCGRAYEPRFLFAWPSAKSAVMGPQQLAGVLSIVARQSAAAKGQPYDEEADAGMRAFVEAQIESESLPMFLSGRLYDDGVIDPRDTRTVLGLCLSAVHNAPVEGARGGFGVFRM, from the coding sequence ATGACCCGCCTCACCACCGCTGTAGACCCGCACGCCCCCGACTACCTCGCCCACCATGCGGCCGCCACCGCCCGTCTCGCCGAGCTGGACGCCGAGCACGCCAAGGCCCTCATCGGCGGCGGCGAGAAGTACACGGCCCGCCACAAGGACCGCGGCAAGCTCCTCGCCCGCGAGCGCATCGAGCTGCTCCTCGACCCGGACACCCCGTTCCTGGAGCTGTCCCCGCTCGCCGCTTGGGGCAGCGACTACCCCGTCGGCGCCTCCATGATCACCGGCATCGGCACCGTCGAGGGCGTCGAATGCCTGGTCACCGCCAACGACCCCACGGTCCGCGGCGGCGCCTCCAACCCCTGGACGCTCAAGAAGGCCCTGCGGGCCAATGAGATCGCCCGCCAGAACAACCTGCCGTGCATCAGCCTCGTCGAGTCCGGCGGCGCCGACCTCCCCTCCCAGAAGGAGATCTTCATCCCGGGCGGGGCGATCTTCCGCGACCTGACCCGGCTCTCGGCCGCCGGCATCCCCACCGTCGCCGTCGTCTTCGGCAACTCCACCGCCGGAGGCGCGTACGTCCCGGGGATGTCCGACCACACCATCATGATCAAGGACCGTTCCAAGGTGTTCCTCGGAGGTCCGCCGCTCGTCAAGATGGCCACCGGCGAGGAGAGCGACGACGAGTCCCTCGGCGGAGCCGACATGCACGCCCGCACCTCCGGACTCGCCGACTACTACGCCCTCGACGAGCACGACGCGATCCGCCGGGCCCGCCGGGTCGTGGCCCGCCTGAACCACCGCCGGGCCCACGCGGCCCCGCCCCGCGCCGAGGAGCCGAAGTACGACCCGGAGGAACTCCTCGGCATCGTCCCCGCGGACCTCAAGACCCCCTTCGACCCCCGCGAGGTCATCGCCCGCATCGTCGACGCCTCCGACTTCGACGAGTTCAAGCCCCTCTACGGCACCAGCCTGGTGACCGGCTGGGCCACCTTGCACGGCTACCCGGTCGGCATCCTCGCCAACGCCCAGGGCGTGCTGTTCAGCGCCGAATCACAGAAGGCCGCCCAGTTCATCCAGCTGGCCAACCAGCGTGACATCCCGCTCCTCTTCCTCCACAACACCACCGGCTACATGGTCGGCAAGGAGTACGAGCAGGGCGGCATCATCAAGCACGGCTCGATGATGATCAACGCGGTCTCCAACTCCCGCGTCCCCCACCTCTCCGTCCTCATCGGCGCCAGCTACGGAGCCGGCCACTACGGCATGTGCGGCCGCGCCTACGAGCCGCGGTTCCTCTTCGCCTGGCCCAGCGCCAAGTCCGCCGTCATGGGCCCCCAGCAGCTCGCCGGCGTCCTGTCCATCGTGGCGCGCCAGTCCGCCGCCGCGAAGGGACAGCCGTACGACGAAGAGGCCGACGCCGGCATGCGCGCCTTCGTCGAGGCGCAGATCGAGTCCGAGTCCCTGCCGATGTTCCTGTCCGGGCGGCTGTACGACGACGGGGTCATCGACCCGCGCGACACCCGTACCGTCCTCGGCCTGTGCCTGTCGGCCGTCCACAACGCCCCCGTCGAGGGCGCCCGCGGCGGCTTCGGCGTCTTCCGGAT
- a CDS encoding alpha/beta fold hydrolase has product MNPAAFSLYPELDATTLTAFVTALETGDVTGLGPARAAEVADVRSVAVFSRVKVAGADGDLLDAAMWRHNGGRPRPVIVMPSPWTTHGWLPYAVQASVFAARGYNVLAYSTRGFAGSEGQVEVAGPLDVADGSRALDHLIERSAGPVTRIGFLGDSYGSGISQLVAAHDTRVDAVVALSTWGDLGEAFYENRTRHVAAVEALLKAAGKARLSPQTQSVFENVLAGRDIQGTLRWAEQRSPFSHVKELNRRQVPVYFSHAWHETLFPGNQTLKMFNELIGPKRLDLSIGDHSGPEMTGMIGLPNRIWTNAHRWFDHHLKGIDNGIGAEGQILAEVMWSQTLEPRPTWHSVTEHVRRLHLAGSAELAEQPEAGWSTSVLCGVDTPATVADAIVLCGYDEIAGRPKAYQTGDIDRTVTAVWTAEPEAETLRLRGVPRLRVTYRAPNPKSSFVAYLLAAAPDGTAHIVTHAPYCDLDSPADSLVSADIELQATAYDVPRGHRLMLVIDARDPFYGDANLPRATLAFTSPEATPSYLDLPLG; this is encoded by the coding sequence GTGAACCCAGCCGCTTTCTCCCTCTATCCCGAACTCGACGCGACCACCCTGACCGCCTTCGTCACCGCTCTGGAGACCGGCGACGTCACCGGCCTCGGCCCCGCCCGCGCCGCCGAGGTCGCCGACGTCCGGTCCGTCGCCGTCTTCAGTCGCGTCAAGGTCGCCGGGGCCGACGGGGACCTGCTCGACGCCGCGATGTGGCGCCACAACGGGGGCCGGCCGCGGCCGGTGATCGTGATGCCCTCGCCGTGGACGACCCACGGCTGGCTCCCCTACGCCGTCCAGGCCAGTGTCTTCGCGGCGCGCGGCTACAACGTCCTCGCGTACAGCACCCGCGGCTTCGCCGGCTCCGAGGGCCAGGTCGAGGTGGCCGGTCCGCTCGACGTCGCCGACGGCAGCCGCGCCCTGGACCACCTCATCGAGCGCTCTGCCGGCCCGGTCACCAGGATCGGCTTCCTGGGGGACTCGTACGGATCGGGCATCAGCCAGCTCGTCGCCGCCCACGACACGCGCGTCGACGCGGTGGTGGCGCTCAGCACCTGGGGCGACCTCGGCGAGGCGTTCTACGAGAACCGGACCCGGCACGTGGCCGCCGTGGAGGCGCTGCTCAAGGCCGCGGGGAAGGCCCGGCTGAGCCCGCAGACGCAGAGCGTGTTCGAGAACGTCCTCGCGGGCCGCGACATCCAGGGCACCCTGCGCTGGGCCGAGCAGCGCTCGCCGTTCAGCCACGTCAAGGAGCTCAACCGCCGCCAGGTCCCGGTCTACTTCTCGCACGCCTGGCACGAGACGCTCTTCCCGGGCAACCAGACCCTGAAGATGTTCAACGAGCTCATCGGCCCCAAGCGCCTCGACCTCTCCATCGGCGACCACTCCGGTCCCGAAATGACGGGCATGATCGGCCTGCCCAACCGGATCTGGACCAACGCCCACCGCTGGTTCGACCACCACCTCAAGGGCATCGACAACGGCATCGGCGCCGAGGGCCAGATCCTCGCCGAGGTCATGTGGAGCCAGACCCTGGAACCCCGCCCCACCTGGCATTCCGTCACCGAGCACGTGCGCCGACTGCACCTGGCGGGCAGTGCGGAGCTCGCCGAGCAGCCCGAGGCCGGCTGGAGCACGAGCGTCTTGTGCGGGGTGGACACCCCGGCGACCGTCGCCGACGCGATCGTGCTCTGCGGGTACGACGAGATCGCGGGCCGCCCCAAGGCCTACCAGACCGGCGACATCGACCGCACCGTCACCGCGGTGTGGACCGCGGAGCCGGAGGCGGAGACCCTGCGGCTGCGCGGCGTCCCGCGGCTGCGCGTCACGTACCGGGCCCCGAACCCCAAGTCGTCGTTCGTCGCGTACCTGCTCGCCGCCGCACCCGACGGGACGGCGCACATCGTCACGCACGCCCCGTACTGCGACCTCGACTCGCCGGCCGACAGCCTGGTCAGCGCCGACATCGAGCTGCAGGCGACGGCGTACGACGTCCCGCGCGGGCACCGGCTGATGCTGGTGATCGACGCCCGCGACCCGTTCTACGGGGACGCCAACCTGCCGCGCGCGACGCTGGCCTTCACCTCCCCGGAGGCCACGCCGTCGTACCTGGACCTGCCGCTGGGATGA
- a CDS encoding TIGR03084 family metal-binding protein: protein MLDPSAVAVFADLREEGLELETLVRDLPDAGWAGPTPAPGWTVAHQIAHLHWTDRAALISLTDADGFAALVEEAVKSPDSFVDEGAARGAALPPDELLAHWRAGRAALDEALAAAPPDTRFPWYGPPMKAASMASARLMETWAHGQDVADALGVRRTPTARLRHVARIGVRARDYAFSVRGLPAPDAEFRVELLPPDGGEPWTYGPQGAADRITGPALDFCLLVTQRAHRADLALTATGPDADRWLDIAQAFAGPAGPGRAPGATR from the coding sequence GTGCTCGATCCGTCAGCTGTCGCCGTCTTCGCAGATCTGCGCGAGGAAGGCCTCGAACTCGAAACCCTGGTACGGGACCTGCCCGACGCCGGATGGGCCGGGCCCACCCCCGCGCCGGGCTGGACCGTCGCCCACCAGATCGCCCACCTGCACTGGACCGACCGGGCCGCGCTGATCTCCCTCACCGACGCCGACGGCTTCGCCGCCCTGGTCGAGGAGGCGGTCAAGTCCCCCGACTCTTTCGTGGACGAAGGCGCCGCACGAGGCGCCGCGCTACCGCCCGACGAGCTGCTGGCCCACTGGCGGGCCGGCCGCGCAGCCCTCGACGAGGCGCTCGCCGCGGCCCCGCCCGACACCCGGTTCCCCTGGTACGGGCCGCCGATGAAGGCCGCCTCCATGGCGAGCGCCCGCCTGATGGAGACCTGGGCGCACGGCCAGGACGTCGCGGACGCTCTCGGTGTGCGCCGCACCCCCACCGCCCGACTGCGGCACGTGGCCCGCATCGGCGTCCGGGCCCGCGACTACGCGTTCTCCGTACGGGGACTGCCCGCGCCCGACGCGGAGTTCAGGGTGGAACTCCTGCCCCCGGACGGCGGCGAGCCCTGGACGTACGGGCCGCAGGGGGCGGCGGACCGGATCACCGGCCCGGCCCTCGACTTCTGCCTCCTGGTGACCCAGCGGGCCCACCGCGCCGACCTCGCCCTGACCGCGACCGGCCCCGACGCCGACCGCTGGCTGGACATCGCCCAGGCCTTCGCGGGCCCCGCGGGCCCCGGCCGCGCCCCCGGAGCCACCCGGTGA
- a CDS encoding acyclic terpene utilization AtuA family protein, which produces MLTGGPLDVLTGDYLAELTMLILGRDRLKDPGLGYAKTFLRQLEDGLGLAHERGVRIVANAGGLNPAGLADAIRMLASEAGIPVSVAHVEGDDLMPFAQGALTANAYLGGAGITACLRAGADVVVTGRVTDAALVSGPAAWWFDWAPDDYDRLAGAVVAGHVLECGTQATGGNYAFFTAHDVRRPGFPLAEISEDGSAVITKHPGTGGVVSAGTVTAQLLYETQGPRYLGPDATARLDTVRLTDAGPDRVAVTGVVGEPPPPTLKVGVTRIGGWRNEVVFVLTGLDIEAKAALVRAQLADALSQVATAEWTLARTDHEDAATEETASALLRLVVRDPSPERVGRALTSEAIELALASYPGFHVTTPPGPAQPYGVFTSSAVPAPSVPHVAVLPDGTRLAVPARTASEDLGVTPAAAGGGLGSGAPAGSGAEPRDGGPEAEPIRTAPPEAPAGQPTRRVPLGTLIGARSGDKGGDANIGVWVERDDAWDWLHTTLTVDTFKALLPETGPLPVTRHALPNLRALNFTVPGILGAGVASAHRFDPQAKALGEWLRARHVDIPAHLLLTPEGNRS; this is translated from the coding sequence ATGCTGACCGGCGGCCCGCTGGACGTGTTGACCGGCGATTACCTCGCCGAGCTGACCATGCTGATCCTCGGCCGCGACCGACTGAAGGACCCCGGCCTCGGCTACGCCAAGACCTTCCTGCGCCAGCTGGAGGACGGCCTCGGCCTCGCGCACGAGCGGGGGGTGCGCATCGTCGCCAACGCGGGCGGCCTGAACCCGGCGGGACTGGCCGACGCGATCCGCATGCTCGCCTCCGAGGCCGGGATCCCGGTGTCGGTCGCCCACGTCGAGGGTGATGACCTGATGCCGTTCGCGCAGGGCGCGCTGACCGCGAACGCGTACCTCGGCGGCGCCGGCATCACCGCCTGCCTGCGGGCGGGCGCGGACGTGGTCGTCACGGGCCGCGTCACCGACGCGGCCCTGGTCAGCGGGCCGGCGGCCTGGTGGTTCGACTGGGCGCCCGACGACTACGACCGGCTGGCCGGAGCCGTGGTGGCGGGCCACGTCCTGGAGTGCGGGACCCAGGCCACCGGCGGCAACTACGCCTTCTTCACCGCGCACGACGTCCGCCGACCCGGGTTCCCGCTGGCGGAGATCTCCGAAGACGGCTCGGCGGTGATCACGAAGCACCCGGGTACCGGCGGAGTCGTATCGGCCGGCACGGTCACGGCCCAACTCCTCTACGAAACCCAGGGCCCCCGCTACCTCGGCCCCGACGCCACGGCCCGCCTGGACACGGTCCGGCTGACGGACGCCGGACCCGACCGGGTGGCCGTCACCGGAGTCGTCGGCGAACCCCCGCCCCCCACCCTCAAGGTGGGCGTGACCCGCATCGGCGGCTGGCGCAACGAGGTGGTCTTCGTCCTGACCGGCCTGGACATCGAGGCCAAGGCCGCCCTGGTCCGGGCACAGCTGGCCGACGCCCTGTCCCAGGTGGCCACCGCGGAGTGGACCCTGGCCCGCACGGACCACGAGGACGCCGCGACGGAGGAGACGGCGAGCGCGCTGCTGCGCCTGGTGGTGCGGGACCCCTCGCCGGAGCGGGTCGGCCGCGCACTGACCTCCGAGGCCATCGAACTCGCCCTGGCCAGCTACCCGGGCTTCCACGTCACCACCCCGCCGGGCCCGGCCCAGCCGTACGGAGTCTTCACCTCCTCGGCCGTCCCCGCGCCCTCGGTCCCCCACGTGGCGGTCCTCCCCGACGGCACCCGCCTCGCGGTGCCGGCCCGCACGGCGTCCGAGGACCTGGGGGTCACCCCGGCGGCAGCCGGGGGAGGGCTCGGGAGCGGAGCCCCCGCCGGGTCCGGGGCGGAGCCCCGGGACGGGGGTCCGGAGGCGGAACCCATCCGCACCGCACCGCCTGAGGCACCCGCAGGGCAACCCACCCGCCGCGTCCCCCTCGGCACGCTGATCGGCGCCCGCAGCGGCGACAAGGGCGGCGACGCCAACATCGGCGTCTGGGTCGAACGCGACGACGCCTGGGACTGGCTCCACACCACCCTCACGGTGGACACCTTCAAGGCGCTGCTCCCCGAGACGGGCCCGCTGCCCGTCACCCGGCACGCCCTCCCCAACCTCCGCGCCCTCAACTTCACCGTCCCCGGCATCCTCGGCGCCGGCGTCGCCTCCGCGCACCGCTTCGACCCCCAGGCCAAGGCCCTCGGCGAATGGCTGCGCGCCCGGCACGTCGACATTCCCGCCCACCTCCTGCTCACCCCGGAGGGGAACCGCTCATGA
- a CDS encoding sacsin N-terminal ATP-binding-like domain-containing protein, whose amino-acid sequence MSVRVTAAQGGVDPFGTARLRRGVLDAWGAGPARFREDANAEEDLALGGYRDRLVVELAQNAADAAARARVPGRLRLTLHSGGGGRPGVLAVANTGAPLDATGVESLSTLRASAKREPAGAAGSAETVGRFGVGFAAVLAVSDEPAVMGRHGGIRWSLAEARELAREAANGSPGLGDELRRRDGHVPLLRLPLPAEGAAPEGYDTVVVLPLRDAAAEDLVQRLLAGIDDALLLTLPGLREIVVETPATGHRVLYRRTEGPYTVVQDSAGAAGGETRRWRTVRHSGPIEPALLADRPVEERLRPHWTVSWAVPVDTDGAPVRPATAPVVHAPTPTDEPLGIPALLIATLPLDTARRHPAPGPLTDFLVERAADAYAELLGDWDPVSTGLVDLVPGPLGKGVLDGALRAAVLGRLPRTAFLAPAAPAEHAEERAALRPFEAEVVEGAGADTVRVLAEVLPTLLPAGLERRPELRTLGVGRLPLGDAIERIAGIERTPDWWHRLYDTLAGVDPDRLSGLPVPLADGRTTIGPRHVLLPDADTPKDLARMGLKVAHPDAAHPLLERLGALPATPRAVLTTPQVRAAVAASLDAGEIWDEDALDADELAEVVLGLVRDADLAPGDEPWLGALALPDEDGELAPAGELLLPGSPLASVIREDEVPYVDAELADRWGAQPLTACGVLAAFQLVRATDVVLDPDELEPRDGDFAEPDDAGLLDAVDVWCEDVLDQLPDTPLPPVATELVAVRDLDLIDDDCWPQALAMLAQPPLRDALTQPVRVLLPDGTTQSVRPYTAWWLRDHPVFDGRRPAGLRAAGGDPLLSGLYTSADATGFEDEQVLRALGVRTTVPALLEEPGGAAELLSRLADPEREVSDRQLHALYGALADLDPEQVTLPDELRAVVDGEIRVVDAADALIADAPDLLPLTEGLPLLPVAPARAGDLADLLQVRRLSETVPAEVTTPGEEHEVPEPVLLLLGPSAPRTYVEHEELIAGGVELDWRQTPDGTLHASTLEGVAAGLAWAAGQWPRRFEVAALLEDPSRTAELARDRWFD is encoded by the coding sequence GTGAGCGTGCGAGTGACGGCGGCCCAGGGTGGCGTGGACCCCTTCGGCACGGCCCGGCTGCGGCGCGGGGTGCTCGATGCCTGGGGCGCGGGCCCAGCCCGGTTCCGCGAGGACGCCAACGCAGAGGAGGACCTGGCCCTCGGCGGCTACCGCGACCGGCTCGTCGTCGAGCTGGCGCAGAACGCCGCCGACGCCGCGGCCCGGGCCCGGGTGCCCGGCCGGCTGCGGCTCACCCTGCACTCCGGCGGGGGCGGTCGGCCCGGCGTGTTGGCCGTCGCCAACACCGGTGCCCCGCTGGACGCGACGGGCGTGGAGTCGCTGAGCACCCTGCGGGCCTCCGCGAAGCGGGAGCCCGCAGGGGCCGCGGGCTCCGCCGAAACCGTCGGCCGCTTCGGCGTCGGCTTCGCGGCGGTCCTCGCGGTGTCCGACGAGCCCGCCGTCATGGGCCGCCACGGCGGTATCCGCTGGTCCCTGGCCGAGGCCCGCGAGCTGGCCCGTGAAGCAGCCAACGGCAGCCCCGGCCTCGGCGACGAACTGCGCCGCCGCGACGGGCACGTCCCGCTGCTGCGCCTGCCGTTGCCCGCCGAGGGGGCCGCCCCCGAGGGCTACGACACCGTGGTCGTCCTCCCGCTGCGCGACGCCGCCGCCGAAGACCTGGTGCAGCGCCTGCTGGCCGGCATCGACGACGCCCTGCTGCTCACCCTGCCCGGGCTGCGGGAGATCGTCGTGGAGACCCCGGCCACCGGGCACCGCGTGCTCTACCGGCGTACCGAGGGCCCGTACACCGTCGTCCAGGACTCGGCCGGAGCCGCCGGCGGCGAGACCCGACGCTGGCGCACCGTCCGCCACAGCGGCCCCATCGAGCCCGCCCTCCTCGCGGACCGGCCGGTCGAGGAGCGGCTGCGGCCCCACTGGACGGTCTCCTGGGCCGTGCCCGTCGACACCGACGGCGCTCCCGTACGTCCCGCCACCGCGCCCGTGGTGCACGCACCGACCCCGACCGACGAACCCCTGGGCATCCCCGCCCTGCTCATCGCGACGCTGCCGCTCGACACCGCCCGCCGGCACCCCGCGCCCGGGCCGCTGACCGACTTCCTGGTGGAGCGCGCGGCCGATGCGTACGCCGAACTGCTCGGCGACTGGGACCCGGTGAGCACCGGGCTCGTGGACCTCGTACCCGGGCCGCTCGGCAAGGGCGTGCTGGACGGGGCGCTGCGCGCGGCCGTGCTCGGACGGCTGCCGCGGACCGCGTTCCTGGCCCCGGCCGCCCCGGCCGAGCACGCCGAGGAGCGGGCCGCGCTGCGCCCCTTCGAGGCCGAGGTGGTGGAGGGCGCGGGCGCCGACACCGTACGGGTCCTCGCGGAGGTCCTCCCGACCCTGCTCCCGGCCGGGCTGGAGCGCCGGCCCGAGCTGCGCACGCTGGGCGTGGGCCGGCTGCCGCTGGGCGACGCCATCGAGCGGATCGCGGGCATCGAACGCACCCCGGACTGGTGGCACCGGCTGTACGACACCCTGGCCGGGGTGGATCCGGACCGGCTGTCGGGTCTGCCGGTGCCGCTGGCCGACGGGCGGACCACGATCGGCCCGCGGCACGTGCTGCTGCCCGACGCGGACACCCCGAAGGACCTGGCCCGGATGGGGCTCAAGGTGGCCCATCCGGACGCGGCGCACCCGCTGCTGGAGCGCCTCGGCGCCCTCCCGGCCACGCCCCGCGCGGTCCTGACGACCCCGCAAGTGCGGGCGGCGGTGGCCGCCTCCCTCGACGCGGGCGAGATCTGGGACGAGGACGCCCTCGACGCCGACGAGCTGGCCGAGGTGGTGCTGGGCCTGGTCCGGGACGCCGACCTGGCGCCGGGCGACGAGCCGTGGCTGGGCGCGCTGGCCCTCCCCGACGAGGACGGGGAACTGGCGCCCGCGGGCGAGCTCCTGCTGCCCGGCTCCCCGCTGGCCTCGGTGATCCGCGAGGACGAAGTCCCGTACGTGGACGCCGAGCTGGCCGACCGGTGGGGCGCGCAGCCGCTGACCGCCTGCGGGGTGCTGGCCGCCTTCCAGCTGGTCCGCGCCACCGACGTGGTCCTCGACCCGGACGAACTGGAGCCCCGCGACGGCGACTTCGCCGAGCCCGACGACGCAGGCCTGCTGGACGCGGTCGACGTGTGGTGCGAGGACGTACTGGACCAGCTCCCGGACACCCCGCTCCCGCCGGTGGCGACCGAGCTGGTGGCCGTGCGCGACCTCGACCTGATCGACGACGACTGCTGGCCGCAGGCCCTGGCCATGCTCGCGCAGCCCCCGCTGCGCGACGCGCTGACCCAGCCCGTACGGGTCCTGCTTCCGGACGGCACCACGCAGTCGGTGCGCCCGTACACCGCCTGGTGGCTGCGCGACCACCCGGTCTTCGACGGACGCCGCCCGGCGGGCCTGCGCGCGGCGGGCGGGGACCCGCTGCTGTCGGGCCTGTACACCTCGGCGGACGCCACGGGCTTCGAAGACGAGCAGGTCCTGCGGGCGCTGGGCGTCCGCACGACCGTGCCGGCCCTGCTGGAGGAACCCGGCGGCGCCGCCGAACTGCTGAGCCGGCTCGCCGATCCGGAGCGCGAGGTGTCGGACCGCCAGCTGCACGCCCTGTACGGGGCCCTGGCCGATCTGGACCCCGAGCAGGTCACCCTCCCGGACGAGCTGCGCGCGGTGGTGGACGGCGAGATCCGTGTGGTGGACGCGGCCGATGCGCTGATCGCGGACGCCCCGGACCTGCTGCCGCTGACGGAGGGCCTGCCGCTGCTGCCGGTGGCCCCGGCCCGAGCGGGCGACCTGGCGGACCTCCTCCAGGTCCGCCGCCTCTCGGAGACGGTGCCGGCGGAGGTCACGACGCCGGGCGAGGAGCACGAGGTCCCGGAGCCGGTGCTGCTCCTGCTGGGGCCCTCGGCGCCGCGCACCTACGTCGAGCACGAGGAGCTGATCGCGGGCGGCGTGGAGCTCGACTGGCGGCAAACCCCGGACGGCACCCTCCACGCCTCCACCCTGGAGGGCGTGGCGGCGGGCCTGGCCTGGGCGGCGGGCCAGTGGCCGCGCCGCTTCGAGGTCGCGGCCCTGCTGGAGGACCCGTCCCGCACGGCCGAACTGGCCCGGGACCGCTGGTTCGACTAG
- a CDS encoding EamA family transporter yields the protein MPASSPAPVPTPAPAGTAPAAPALPAPAGPSRFGPVVLVVTAGISVQFGAALAVMIMPGAGAAGVVTLRLAAAALVLLLLCRPKVRGYSRADWGTVVAFGVAMAGMNGLFYQSIDRIPLGPAVTLEVLGPLVLSVVVSRRPVSLLWAGLALAGVALLAGHGGGSGFGGLDLPGTAFALGAGAMWAAYIVFSARTGRRFPQADGLALAMAVAAVLSLPLGVVQAGSALLVPSTLALGAGVAVLSSVLPYTLELLALRRLPAPTFAILMSLEPAIAATAGFLLLNQAMSALDALAIALVIAASMGAVRSQTRKPAA from the coding sequence ATGCCCGCATCCTCCCCCGCACCCGTCCCCACCCCCGCTCCGGCGGGCACCGCCCCCGCGGCCCCGGCGCTCCCGGCCCCCGCGGGGCCGTCCCGGTTCGGTCCGGTCGTGCTGGTGGTCACGGCGGGGATCTCGGTGCAGTTCGGCGCCGCGCTCGCCGTCATGATCATGCCGGGGGCGGGTGCCGCTGGCGTGGTGACGCTGCGGCTCGCGGCCGCCGCGCTGGTGCTGCTGCTCCTGTGCCGCCCGAAGGTGCGCGGGTACTCGCGGGCGGACTGGGGCACCGTCGTCGCCTTCGGCGTGGCGATGGCCGGCATGAACGGGCTCTTCTACCAGTCCATCGACCGCATCCCGCTCGGCCCGGCCGTCACCCTTGAGGTCCTCGGCCCCCTCGTCCTGTCGGTCGTCGTCTCACGCCGCCCGGTGAGCCTGCTGTGGGCCGGTCTGGCCCTGGCCGGTGTCGCCCTGCTGGCCGGGCACGGGGGCGGGAGCGGCTTCGGCGGCCTCGACCTCCCGGGCACCGCCTTCGCGCTCGGAGCGGGCGCGATGTGGGCGGCGTACATCGTGTTCAGCGCGCGTACGGGCCGCCGCTTCCCGCAGGCGGACGGGCTGGCGCTGGCCATGGCCGTGGCCGCGGTGCTCTCGCTCCCGCTGGGCGTCGTCCAAGCCGGTTCCGCGCTCCTCGTGCCGAGCACGCTGGCGCTGGGCGCCGGCGTCGCCGTCCTGTCCTCCGTCCTGCCGTACACCCTGGAGCTCCTGGCGCTGCGCCGCCTGCCCGCACCGACCTTCGCCATCTTGATGAGCCTGGAGCCGGCGATCGCGGCCACGGCCGGGTTCCTGCTCCTGAACCAGGCGATGTCGGCGCTCGACGCGCTCGCGATCGCGCTGGTCATCGCGGCGAGCATGGGCGCGGTCCGCTCCCAGACCCGCAAACCGGCCGCCTGA